One region of Carya illinoinensis cultivar Pawnee chromosome 8, C.illinoinensisPawnee_v1, whole genome shotgun sequence genomic DNA includes:
- the LOC122274612 gene encoding uncharacterized protein LOC122274612 produces the protein MHVLWTCPAANDIWAEPESLVHKWSRKEEDFMGLWERMMQNLNKNQMEEVVMILRRVWWRRNTFVFEKKMLCPKGVIRAAKEALLEYQNAQAPQTLEIQVQRPAREKQKWKKPVGGFVKVNWDAALVKKKEKMGVGIVIRDEVGDPMVAVCDQQSHVEDPMVAECLALCKALELCIDLNIRQAIFEGDAQTVIMAVNREEEDMSCIGSVIEDVKVLFKQNTDWKLQFTHRENNIVAHTLARNALGLLEQKVWIEDMPAFIVKELESDKLYRRVIH, from the coding sequence ATGCATGTGCTTTGGACCTGCCCTGCTGCAAATGATATATGGGCTGAACCAGAAAGTTTAGTTCACAAGTGGAGCAGAAAAGAAGAAGACTTCATGGGGTTATGGGAAAGAATGATGCAGAATTTGAATAAGAACCAAATGGAGGAGGTAGTTATGATACTCAGAAGAGTGTGGTGGCGTAGAAATAcctttgtttttgaaaaaaagatgcTATGTCCAAAAGGAGTAATAAGGGCAGCAAAGGAAGCATTATTAGAATACCAGAATGCTCAGGCCCCTCAAACTCTGGAAATTCAAGTTCAAAGGCCTGCAAGAGAGAAACAGAAATGGAAAAAACCAGTGGGTGGTTTTGTCAAAGTGAATTGGGATGCTGCCttagtaaaaaaaaaggaaaaaatgggaGTAGGCATAGTTATAAGGGATGAAGTGGGAGATCCGATGGTGGCTGTATGTGATCAACAGAGTCATGTGGAAGACCCCATGGTGGCAGAATGCTTAGCCCTGTGTAAAGCTCTAGAATTATGCATTGATCTTAACATTAGGCAGGCTATATTTGAAGGGGATGCACAAACTGTTATTATGGCAGTTAACAGGGAAGAAGAGGATATGTCATGCATTGGTTCTGTGATTGAAGATGTAAAGGttctttttaaacaaaatacagaCTGGAAATTGCAATTTACACATAGAGAAAACAATATAGTAGCACACACTTTAGCTAGAAATGCTTTAGGCTTGTTAGAACAGAAAGTTTGGATAGAAGATATGCCAGCCTTCATTGTGAAGGAGCTGGAATCAGACAAGCTGTATAGAAGAGTTATTCATTAA